A stretch of Salvelinus namaycush isolate Seneca chromosome 42, SaNama_1.0, whole genome shotgun sequence DNA encodes these proteins:
- the LOC120034720 gene encoding choline transporter-like protein 1 codes for MLKACICCLWCLTKCLTYLNQNAYTATDINITSFCKSTRDLRHVFVILVENVFRVATINTMGDFVLFLGKVLIVSCTAFAVVLALNYQRDYTVWVLPLLIFCLFFWLVAHCFLSVFEIVVDVLFLCFAVDTKHNDGSPGREFYMDKALMVRGREAGNTSGPDPILSSTMHLAHYNLGIVAKVSFIITLVEIPGLILTYIHNQLKRKVCILLDSLS; via the exons ATGCTGAAAGCCTGCATCTGCTGCTTGTGGTGCCTGACGAAGTGTCTAACATACCTTAATCAA AATGCGTACACGGCGACAGATATCAACATCACCAGTTTCTGTAAGTCGACACGTGAC ctacgacacGTCTTCGTCATCCTAGTAGAGAATGTCTTCAGAGTGGCCACCATCAACACCATGGGCGACTTTGTCCTCTTCCTGGGAAA gGTACTGATCGTCTCTTGCACGGCGTTCGCCGTTGTGTTGGCACTCAACTACCAGCGGGACTACACGGTGTGGGTGCTGCCCCTGCTCATCTTCTGCCTGTTCTTCTGGCTGGTGGCCCACTGCTTCCTGTCTGTCTTTGAGATTGTGGTGGACGTGCTCTTCCTCTGCTTCGCCGTGGACACCAAGCACAACGATGGCAGCCCCGGCCGAGAGTTCTACATGGACAAAGCCCTCATGGTGAGGGGAAgggaggctgg GAATACATCTGGCCCTGACCCCATCCTATCCTCTACGATGCATCTGGCCCACTACAACCTGGGCATCGTGGCCAAAGTCTCCTTTATCATCACCCTGGTGGAGATCCCTGGCCTTATCCTCACCTACATCCACAACCAGCTCAAAAGAAAAGTATGCATTTTATTAGATTCACTGTCATAG
- the LOC120035143 gene encoding E3 ubiquitin-protein ligase TRIM21-like isoform X1, which yields MASSSSLLSEEQFLCSICLDVFTEPVSTSCGHNFCMACVTKYWNGKNLCQCPLCQEKFSRRPKLHITTTFREVVENFKKTRDRRRDGSPSKPEIVPCDVCTGMKRKALKSCLVCQTSYCETHLEPHQIASPLKRHKLIDPVVNLQDRMCKKHDRLLELFCRTDQTCVCQFCTETDHKTHDTVPIEDECGERKVQLGKTEAEVQRIIQGRLKKVKDIKLSVDLSRRDAEREIADSVQVFTALVRSIEKSQAELIEVIEEKQKAVERQAGGLIKELEQEITALKRRSTELKQLSHTEDHLQLLQSFSSLVCTPPLTKDWSEISVHSDLCVGTVRRAVSQLEETLNKEMEKLPEVKLKRIQQYAVDVTLDPDTANLYLIMSEDGKQVRCGDTPQNLPDNPKRFYQYPIVLGKDGFSSGRFYYEVTVKRKTDWDVGVARQPKDRKFNISPSSVYRLWTVSLRDGNTYKACTFPPVFLSLREKPQKVGVFVDYEEGQVSFYDVVARSHIYSFTGCNFTDKLYPFFSPCMNAGGKNSAPLIISPVNHTH from the coding sequence ATGGCTTCCTCCAGCAGTCTCCTGTCTGAAGAGCAGTTCCTGTGCTCTATCTGTCTGGATGTGTTCACTGAGCCAGTCTCCACTTCATGTGGACACAACTTCTGCATGGCCTGTGTCACAAAGTACTGGAATGGCAAGAACCTGTGTCAATGTCCACTGTGTCAGGAGAAATTCTCCAGACGACCTAAGCTTCACATCACCACGACCTTCAGAGAAGTTGTGGAGAATTTTAAAAAGACGAGAGACAGACGTAGAGATGGGTCCCCTTCCAAACCGGAAATAGTTCCCTGTGACGTCTGTACTGGGATGAAGCGCAAAGCCCTGAAGTCCTGCCTGGTGTGTCAGAcctcttactgtgagactcacctgGAGCCTCATCAGATAGCCTCACCTTTAAAGAGACACAAACTGATCGACCCTGTGGTGAACCTACAAGACAGGATGTGTAAGAAACATGACAGACTCCTGGAGCTGTTCTGTAGGACCGACCAGACATGTGTGTGTCAGTTCTGCACTGAAACAGACCACAAGACTCATGACACTGTTCCTATAGAGGACGagtgtggagagaggaaggttCAGCTGGGGAAAACTGAGGCAGAAGTGCAGCGGATTATCCAGGGGCGACTGAAGAAGGTTAAAGATATCAAACTCTCAGTAGATCTCAGcaggagagatgcagagagagagatagcagacaGCGTGCAGGTTTTCACTGCTCTGGTGCGCTCCATTGAGAAAAGCCAGGCGGAGCTAATTGAGGTAATTGAGGAGAAGCAGAAAGCAGTAGAGAGGCAGGCTGGAGGGCTCATTAAAGAACTGGAGCAGGAAATCACTGCGCTAAAGAGGAGAAGCACTGAGCTGAAGCAGCTCtcacacactgaggaccacctccAACTTCTCCAGAGCTTCTCATCCCTAGTGTGCACCCCTCCACTCACCAAggactggtctgagatcagtgtTCACAGTGATCTCTGTGTGGGGACTGTGAGGAGAGCTGTGTCTCAGCTGGAGGAGACATtgaataaagagatggagaagcTGCCTGAGGTCAAACTGAAGAGGATTCAGCAGTATGCAGTGGATGTGACTCTGGACCCTGATACAGCAAATCTATATCTCATCATGTCTGAAGATGGCAAACAAGTAAGATGTGGAGACACACCACAGAATCTTCCGGACAATCCAAAACGGTTTTATCAGTATCCCATTGTCCTTGGAAAGGATGGCTTCTCCTCAGGGAGATTTTACTATGAGGTGACGGTTAAGCGGAAAACTGACTGGGATGTAGGTGTGGCCAGACAGCCCAAAGACAGGAAGTTTAATATCTCACCTAGCTCTGTGTATAGACTCTGGACTGTGTCTCTAAGGGATGGGAATACTTACAAAGCCTGTACCTTCCCCCCTGTCTTCCTTTCCTTGAGAGAGAAGCCCCAGAAGGTGGGGGTGTTCGTTGACtatgaggagggtcaggtctcctTTTATGATGTGGTGGCCAGGTCTCATATCTACTCTTTCACTGGCTGCAACTTTACAGACAAGCTCTATCCATTCTTCAGCCCCTGTATGAATGCTGGTGGTAAAAACTCAGCCCCACTTATCATCTCTCCTGTCAATCACACACACTGA
- the LOC120035143 gene encoding E3 ubiquitin-protein ligase TRIM21-like isoform X2 gives MASSSSLLSEEQFLCSICLDVFTEPVSTSCGHNFCMACVTKYWNGKNLCQCPLCQEKFSRRPKLHITTTFREVVENFKKTRDRRRDGSPSKPEIVPCDVCTGMKRKALKSCLVCQTSYCETHLEPHQIASPLKRHKLIDPVVNLQDRMCKKHDRLLELFCRTDQTCVCQFCTETDHKTHDTVPIEDECGERKVQLGKTEAEVQRIIQGRLKKVKDIKLSVDLSRRDLIEVIEEKQKAVERQAGGLIKELEQEITALKRRSTELKQLSHTEDHLQLLQSFSSLVCTPPLTKDWSEISVHSDLCVGTVRRAVSQLEETLNKEMEKLPEVKLKRIQQYAVDVTLDPDTANLYLIMSEDGKQVRCGDTPQNLPDNPKRFYQYPIVLGKDGFSSGRFYYEVTVKRKTDWDVGVARQPKDRKFNISPSSVYRLWTVSLRDGNTYKACTFPPVFLSLREKPQKVGVFVDYEEGQVSFYDVVARSHIYSFTGCNFTDKLYPFFSPCMNAGGKNSAPLIISPVNHTH, from the exons ATGGCTTCCTCCAGCAGTCTCCTGTCTGAAGAGCAGTTCCTGTGCTCTATCTGTCTGGATGTGTTCACTGAGCCAGTCTCCACTTCATGTGGACACAACTTCTGCATGGCCTGTGTCACAAAGTACTGGAATGGCAAGAACCTGTGTCAATGTCCACTGTGTCAGGAGAAATTCTCCAGACGACCTAAGCTTCACATCACCACGACCTTCAGAGAAGTTGTGGAGAATTTTAAAAAGACGAGAGACAGACGTAGAGATGGGTCCCCTTCCAAACCGGAAATAGTTCCCTGTGACGTCTGTACTGGGATGAAGCGCAAAGCCCTGAAGTCCTGCCTGGTGTGTCAGAcctcttactgtgagactcacctgGAGCCTCATCAGATAGCCTCACCTTTAAAGAGACACAAACTGATCGACCCTGTGGTGAACCTACAAGACAGGATGTGTAAGAAACATGACAGACTCCTGGAGCTGTTCTGTAGGACCGACCAGACATGTGTGTGTCAGTTCTGCACTGAAACAGACCACAAGACTCATGACACTGTTCCTATAGAGGACGagtgtggagagaggaaggttCAGCTGGGGAAAACTGAGGCAGAAGTGCAGCGGATTATCCAGGGGCGACTGAAGAAGGTTAAAGATATCAAACTCTCAGTAGATCTCAGcaggagagat CTAATTGAGGTAATTGAGGAGAAGCAGAAAGCAGTAGAGAGGCAGGCTGGAGGGCTCATTAAAGAACTGGAGCAGGAAATCACTGCGCTAAAGAGGAGAAGCACTGAGCTGAAGCAGCTCtcacacactgaggaccacctccAACTTCTCCAGAGCTTCTCATCCCTAGTGTGCACCCCTCCACTCACCAAggactggtctgagatcagtgtTCACAGTGATCTCTGTGTGGGGACTGTGAGGAGAGCTGTGTCTCAGCTGGAGGAGACATtgaataaagagatggagaagcTGCCTGAGGTCAAACTGAAGAGGATTCAGCAGTATGCAGTGGATGTGACTCTGGACCCTGATACAGCAAATCTATATCTCATCATGTCTGAAGATGGCAAACAAGTAAGATGTGGAGACACACCACAGAATCTTCCGGACAATCCAAAACGGTTTTATCAGTATCCCATTGTCCTTGGAAAGGATGGCTTCTCCTCAGGGAGATTTTACTATGAGGTGACGGTTAAGCGGAAAACTGACTGGGATGTAGGTGTGGCCAGACAGCCCAAAGACAGGAAGTTTAATATCTCACCTAGCTCTGTGTATAGACTCTGGACTGTGTCTCTAAGGGATGGGAATACTTACAAAGCCTGTACCTTCCCCCCTGTCTTCCTTTCCTTGAGAGAGAAGCCCCAGAAGGTGGGGGTGTTCGTTGACtatgaggagggtcaggtctcctTTTATGATGTGGTGGCCAGGTCTCATATCTACTCTTTCACTGGCTGCAACTTTACAGACAAGCTCTATCCATTCTTCAGCCCCTGTATGAATGCTGGTGGTAAAAACTCAGCCCCACTTATCATCTCTCCTGTCAATCACACACACTGA